A region from the Nocardia terpenica genome encodes:
- a CDS encoding helix-turn-helix domain-containing protein yields the protein MRKGAGGSRRGGGLFAEKLNYLFSTVSPSEGREYSNEQVASAITADGVPISQSYIWQLRKGIKDNPTLKHVQALADFFGVPPAYFFDEKVTDQVDRRLAELKAEQRRLAEIAESSDAQMMALRAGELSRKRRQQVMDLLDVVYRLEQAERGDTSFGPTSR from the coding sequence ATGCGTAAGGGTGCCGGTGGGAGTCGGCGTGGGGGCGGTCTTTTCGCTGAGAAGCTGAATTACCTGTTCAGCACGGTGAGCCCGAGCGAGGGGCGGGAGTACAGCAACGAGCAGGTAGCCTCGGCGATCACCGCGGACGGGGTTCCGATCTCGCAGAGTTATATCTGGCAGCTACGCAAGGGCATCAAGGACAACCCGACCTTGAAACATGTTCAGGCACTGGCGGATTTCTTCGGAGTGCCGCCCGCCTACTTCTTCGACGAAAAGGTCACCGACCAGGTAGACCGCCGATTGGCGGAGTTGAAAGCCGAGCAGCGCCGCTTGGCCGAAATCGCCGAGAGCAGCGATGCACAAATGATGGCCCTCCGCGCCGGGGAACTATCCCGCAAACGCCGCCAACAAGTCATGGACCTACTGGACGTGGTCTACCGACTCGAACAAGCGGAGCGCGGCGATACGTCCTTCGGGCCGACATCGAGGTGA
- a CDS encoding polyprenyl synthetase family protein, which yields MSSTPIRATGISADRVPALRRARAECDPIMRRWVATLPDTRPDSLRRMAGYHLGWFNRAGQPSKRVGGKGFRAALTLAAAAACSGDGGAALAAAAAVEFLHNFTLVHDDIMSGDRIRRARPAAWCVWGVPKAILLGDALHGLAFRCAVTDCPDATVLGVVSRLATAVTELCQGQYEDCALGSGTPIGVDRYLHTVSGKTGALMGCACAAGAWCAGADSATVDALDLFGRRVGLAFRITDDLLGLWGDPRATGKPVGADVRRRKHSLPVVAALGSPTQAGRELRRLYGSTAPLSGAEVRAATGLIEAAGGRRVAVQQARRELRRAVVGLPDELAADDLVSLAAAIEHREG from the coding sequence ATGTCGTCGACGCCTATCCGAGCGACCGGTATCTCCGCGGATCGGGTGCCCGCCCTCCGGCGGGCGCGCGCCGAGTGCGATCCGATCATGCGCCGCTGGGTGGCGACGCTGCCCGACACCCGGCCGGATTCGTTGCGGCGCATGGCGGGCTATCACCTCGGCTGGTTCAACCGCGCCGGGCAACCGTCGAAACGGGTGGGCGGCAAGGGTTTTCGGGCCGCCCTGACGCTCGCGGCGGCCGCGGCGTGCTCCGGCGACGGTGGTGCGGCGCTCGCGGCGGCGGCCGCGGTCGAGTTCCTGCACAATTTCACGCTGGTGCACGACGACATCATGAGCGGCGACCGCATTCGCCGCGCCCGCCCGGCGGCCTGGTGCGTGTGGGGTGTCCCGAAGGCGATCCTGCTCGGGGATGCGTTGCACGGGTTGGCATTTCGATGCGCGGTGACCGACTGCCCGGATGCCACGGTGCTCGGCGTGGTGTCCCGCCTGGCCACCGCGGTCACCGAACTGTGCCAGGGGCAGTACGAGGACTGCGCCCTCGGCAGCGGCACGCCCATCGGTGTGGATCGGTACCTGCACACGGTGAGCGGGAAGACCGGCGCGCTCATGGGCTGCGCGTGCGCGGCCGGGGCATGGTGTGCGGGCGCGGATTCCGCGACCGTCGACGCGCTCGACCTGTTCGGCCGCCGGGTGGGCCTGGCGTTTCGGATCACCGACGATCTGCTCGGCCTCTGGGGCGATCCGCGGGCCACCGGCAAACCGGTGGGCGCGGATGTGCGCCGCCGCAAGCATTCCCTGCCGGTCGTCGCCGCGCTCGGCTCGCCGACCCAGGCGGGCCGAGAACTGCGGCGGCTCTACGGCTCCACCGCCCCGCTGAGCGGCGCCGAGGTGCGGGCGGCCACCGGGTTGATCGAGGCCGCCGGTGGGCGCCGCGTCGCGGTGCAGCAGGCGCGGCGGGAGCTGCGCCGGGCCGTCGTCGGCCTGCCCGACGAACTCGCCGCCGACGACCTGGTATCGCTCGCCGCCGCGATCGAGCATCGGGAGGGATGA
- a CDS encoding MerR family transcriptional regulator, giving the protein MTVRALHHYDRIGLLVPSSRTSGGHRCYTQADVRRLHRIVALRGFGFPLEDIAAVLHAEPDQDPRDLIQQQLALVDERITRATGLRDRLLGVLDGLDRAAEPSTSEFLRLIEETITMSRPLTPAEFARLTRQREEYARQSSAEELAALAKRRADAFAAMTPAERERLRAERAQMIPPGAETAGGDR; this is encoded by the coding sequence GTGACGGTGCGGGCGTTGCACCATTACGACCGGATCGGGCTGTTGGTGCCGTCGTCGCGGACATCGGGCGGACATCGGTGCTATACCCAGGCCGATGTCCGGCGGCTGCATCGCATTGTGGCCTTGCGGGGCTTCGGGTTTCCGCTCGAGGACATCGCGGCTGTCCTGCACGCCGAACCCGACCAGGACCCACGCGACCTCATACAGCAGCAGCTGGCGCTCGTCGATGAACGCATCACGCGGGCGACCGGACTGCGGGACCGCCTGCTCGGTGTGCTCGACGGCCTCGACCGCGCGGCCGAACCGTCGACGTCGGAGTTCCTACGATTGATAGAGGAGACCATTACTATGAGTCGACCATTGACTCCAGCGGAATTCGCTCGGCTGACGCGGCAACGCGAAGAATACGCACGGCAGTCGAGTGCGGAAGAGCTTGCGGCACTGGCGAAACGGCGTGCGGATGCCTTCGCGGCGATGACCCCGGCCGAACGTGAGCGGCTGCGAGCCGAACGCGCACAGATGATTCCGCCCGGCGCCGAGACCGCTGGCGGAGACCGCTGA
- a CDS encoding YciI family protein, with translation MKYVILIHSNPQPWGHPTGDYLPEFQALPEAERARMGADFEALLEEMREKGELVTGEALGAPESARLYRWGDGEPLVTDGPYSEAKEHLAGLFLIDVEDRVRAEEIAARFAGPGETVELRPTMWPGGGDE, from the coding sequence ATGAAGTACGTGATCTTGATTCACTCCAACCCGCAGCCGTGGGGGCACCCGACCGGTGATTATCTGCCCGAGTTCCAGGCATTGCCGGAAGCGGAGCGGGCGCGGATGGGGGCGGATTTCGAGGCGTTGCTCGAGGAGATGCGGGAGAAGGGGGAGTTGGTGACGGGCGAGGCGCTGGGGGCGCCCGAGTCGGCGCGGCTGTATCGGTGGGGTGATGGGGAGCCGCTGGTTACCGATGGGCCGTATTCGGAGGCCAAGGAGCATTTGGCGGGGTTGTTCCTCATCGATGTCGAGGATCGTGTGCGAGCGGAGGAGATCGCCGCGCGGTTCGCGGGGCCGGGTGAGACGGTCGAGTTGCGGCCGACCATGTGGCCGGGTGGCGGGGACGAGTGA
- a CDS encoding DUF899 family protein encodes MTTTPNDPHSTLPGRPPIVDLATWQAARAELLIREKAHTHAGDALAAARRRLPMVEFDGKVEVVGADGPVPFLDLFQGRDELMVYKHMWFDGAPHQGQCEGCTTTAWHLRDAAYLNARGVSFAILTTGRWHEVAPYLEFMGYTQPWYSVRDVPEPVGGNMGYLTCYLRIGDRAFLTYSTTGRGNERVNASLGLLDMTPYGRGETWEDNPDGWPEGRGACWSWRSDADGNPTGGPTGRPVPQWTRPGATPVHTLGRHGHHH; translated from the coding sequence ATGACAACCACGCCGAACGACCCGCACTCCACATTGCCCGGCCGCCCACCCATCGTCGACCTCGCCACCTGGCAAGCCGCCCGTGCCGAGCTGCTGATTCGCGAGAAGGCCCACACCCACGCGGGCGATGCCCTCGCCGCGGCCCGGCGCCGACTGCCGATGGTGGAGTTCGATGGAAAGGTCGAGGTCGTCGGAGCCGACGGTCCGGTCCCATTCCTGGATCTGTTTCAGGGCCGTGACGAACTCATGGTCTACAAGCACATGTGGTTCGACGGCGCACCGCATCAGGGCCAGTGCGAGGGCTGCACCACCACGGCCTGGCACCTGCGAGATGCCGCCTACCTCAATGCCCGCGGCGTCTCGTTCGCCATCCTGACCACCGGTCGCTGGCACGAGGTCGCCCCGTACCTCGAGTTCATGGGCTACACCCAGCCGTGGTACTCGGTGCGCGACGTGCCCGAACCGGTCGGCGGCAACATGGGTTATCTCACCTGCTACCTGCGCATCGGCGACCGCGCGTTCCTCACCTATTCCACGACGGGTCGCGGAAACGAGCGCGTCAATGCCTCCCTCGGCCTGCTCGACATGACGCCCTACGGTCGCGGCGAGACCTGGGAGGACAACCCGGACGGCTGGCCCGAGGGCCGCGGCGCGTGCTGGTCCTGGCGCTCGGACGCGGACGGGAACCCGACCGGTGGTCCGACCGGCCGCCCCGTGCCGCAGTGGACCCGCCCCGGCGCGACCCCGGTGCACACCCTCGGCCGACACGGCCACCACCACTGA
- a CDS encoding aminoglycoside 3'-phosphotransferase: MRDWDLITTGHSDAMVRRSPDGRSYAKTASRPAALAELEDECDRLMWLSTMSVGAPRVLDWGECDGSATMVTSALHGIPASAVSSAEARTAVQGIVAFLGSLHAIAVRECPFDRRLEVTTALAAANVTAGLVDEDDFDEERRGDTADQLLIRLLADRGRAEALEHSDLAVCHGDFCLPNVLLDPDTLTVTGILDVGRLGIADRHLDVALLTRSMSAIDLNPGYGPELSAWVREQTNADPWRIEYYRLLDEFF, translated from the coding sequence GTGCGCGACTGGGATTTGATTACCACGGGACACAGCGATGCGATGGTGCGTCGCAGCCCCGACGGCCGAAGTTATGCGAAGACCGCCTCCCGGCCCGCGGCGCTGGCCGAGCTCGAAGACGAGTGTGACCGGCTGATGTGGCTGAGCACGATGTCGGTTGGTGCGCCGCGGGTGCTCGATTGGGGTGAGTGCGATGGCTCGGCGACGATGGTTACGTCGGCATTGCATGGGATACCGGCGAGTGCGGTCTCGTCGGCCGAAGCGCGCACAGCGGTTCAGGGGATCGTGGCGTTTCTCGGGTCGCTGCACGCGATTGCGGTGCGCGAGTGTCCGTTCGACCGGCGGCTCGAGGTGACGACCGCGTTGGCGGCGGCGAATGTGACGGCAGGTCTGGTCGACGAGGACGACTTCGATGAGGAGCGGCGTGGCGATACCGCGGATCAGCTCCTGATCCGGCTGCTGGCCGACCGGGGTCGGGCCGAGGCTCTGGAGCACAGCGATCTGGCGGTCTGCCACGGCGACTTCTGCCTGCCCAATGTGCTGCTCGATCCCGACACCCTCACGGTGACAGGGATTCTCGATGTCGGCCGCCTGGGTATCGCCGATCGCCACCTCGATGTAGCGCTTCTGACCCGCTCGATGTCCGCCATCGATCTCAATCCGGGCTACGGGCCTGAGTTGTCGGCGTGGGTCCGCGAACAGACGAACGCCGACCCCTGGCGCATCGAGTACTACCGCCTGCTCGACGAGTTCTTCTGA
- a CDS encoding amidase, which produces MSSEICFMSARELARLIGVGELSAREVVSAHLDRIERVNPTVNAIVTVLGEQALDRARKADEQFAAGRAVGPLHGLPIAHKDLHDVAGVRTTYGSRLLADNVPDQDSLIVERMHAAGAITIGMTNVPEFGAGSHTFNEVFGVTRNPYDLGRSAGGSSGGAAAALACGMHPLADGSDMGGSLRNPASFCNVVGFRPSPGRVPSWPNQAAWQTMSVGGPMARSVADAALLLSAIAGPDPRDPISLETPGAAFDVPLDRDPTGLRLAWSPDLGGTVPVDPQVTAVLEPAVAVFTDLGATVDRDCPDLSGAEEIFRTLRAWQFNLALGTWLDQRPDLFKPALAANIEAGRTLTEADLATAELLHTNLFHRVREFFDHYDALLLPVSQVPPFDIDLEYPTEIASTPMHHYLDWMRSSYFISATGCPSLSVPAGFTPTGLPIGLQIVGPHRADLSVLQIGNIFESATRYAETRPAL; this is translated from the coding sequence ATGTCCTCCGAAATCTGTTTCATGTCAGCGCGAGAGCTGGCTCGGCTGATCGGGGTCGGGGAGCTGTCGGCACGTGAGGTCGTGTCGGCGCACCTCGATCGGATCGAGCGCGTCAATCCGACGGTGAATGCCATTGTCACCGTGCTCGGTGAGCAGGCATTGGATCGGGCCCGCAAGGCCGATGAGCAGTTCGCCGCGGGCCGGGCGGTCGGGCCGCTGCACGGACTTCCCATCGCGCACAAGGATTTACACGATGTGGCCGGAGTGCGCACGACTTACGGCTCTCGGCTGCTGGCGGACAATGTGCCCGACCAGGACTCGCTGATCGTCGAGCGCATGCACGCGGCCGGGGCGATCACGATCGGGATGACGAATGTGCCCGAATTCGGTGCCGGGTCACACACTTTCAACGAGGTGTTCGGCGTCACCCGCAATCCGTACGATCTCGGCAGGTCGGCGGGCGGCAGCAGCGGTGGCGCGGCGGCCGCGCTGGCCTGCGGAATGCATCCGCTCGCCGACGGCAGCGATATGGGTGGCTCGCTGCGCAACCCCGCCTCGTTCTGCAATGTCGTCGGCTTCCGCCCGTCCCCCGGCCGGGTCCCGTCCTGGCCGAATCAGGCGGCCTGGCAGACGATGTCGGTCGGCGGCCCGATGGCCCGCAGCGTCGCCGACGCCGCCCTGCTCCTGTCGGCCATCGCCGGTCCCGACCCGCGCGACCCCATCTCCCTCGAGACCCCGGGCGCCGCCTTCGACGTCCCACTCGATCGCGACCCGACCGGCCTGCGCCTGGCCTGGTCCCCGGACCTCGGCGGAACGGTTCCGGTCGACCCGCAGGTGACCGCGGTCCTCGAACCGGCGGTCGCGGTCTTCACCGACCTCGGCGCCACCGTCGACCGGGACTGCCCCGACCTGTCCGGCGCCGAAGAGATCTTCCGCACCCTCCGAGCCTGGCAGTTCAACCTGGCGCTGGGCACCTGGCTGGACCAGCGGCCCGACCTGTTCAAACCCGCACTGGCCGCCAATATCGAAGCCGGACGAACCCTGACCGAGGCAGACCTCGCCACGGCAGAACTGTTGCACACCAACCTGTTTCACCGGGTACGAGAGTTCTTCGACCATTACGACGCCCTCCTGCTGCCCGTGAGTCAGGTACCGCCTTTCGATATCGACCTCGAATACCCCACCGAAATCGCCAGCACCCCAATGCATCACTACCTGGACTGGATGCGCTCGTCCTACTTCATCTCCGCGACCGGCTGCCCATCCCTGTCCGTCCCAGCCGGATTCACGCCCACCGGGCTTCCGATCGGCCTCCAAATAGTCGGCCCGCACCGCGCCGATCTCTCGGTTCTCCAGATAGGCAACATATTCGAATCGGCCACGCGGTACGCGGAGACGCGACCGGCACTCTGA
- a CDS encoding SAM-dependent methyltransferase, whose protein sequence is MPKLGRVPEGIEPSKPNAARVYNYLLGGRDNYEVDRAFAERMLAVAQHSWIIARLGRLFLLHAVRLAAEAGVRQFIDLGAGLPTSPNVHEVAQKVDPAARAVYIDYDPVVHAHANAYLDGVPGVTPMLADIRRPHDIIDRLRADALIDFTEPVAALLVGVLHHVMDDEHPAEIITRFRDAMATGSYLVFTHPSTDIAPADYQQLSHYTAGSSCQFVCRSPAEVTRWFDGFDFIGRGVIPIQHWLDNNTLVTHPTWLGGICRKPPTM, encoded by the coding sequence GTGCCGAAGCTCGGCCGCGTACCTGAAGGAATCGAGCCGTCCAAACCGAATGCTGCCCGGGTATACAACTATCTGTTGGGCGGCAGAGACAACTACGAGGTGGACCGGGCCTTCGCCGAGCGCATGCTCGCGGTCGCGCAGCACAGCTGGATCATTGCCCGGCTCGGCCGCCTGTTTCTGCTGCATGCCGTGCGGCTTGCCGCCGAAGCGGGCGTGCGCCAATTCATCGATCTCGGTGCGGGCCTGCCGACCTCACCCAATGTGCACGAGGTGGCGCAGAAGGTCGACCCCGCGGCGCGAGCGGTCTACATCGACTACGACCCGGTCGTGCACGCCCACGCCAACGCCTACCTCGACGGTGTACCCGGCGTGACACCGATGCTGGCCGATATCCGCCGCCCGCACGACATCATCGATCGACTGCGCGCCGACGCACTGATCGACTTCACCGAACCGGTCGCGGCTCTGCTCGTCGGCGTCCTCCACCACGTCATGGACGACGAACACCCGGCCGAGATCATCACACGCTTCCGGGACGCGATGGCGACCGGAAGCTATCTGGTCTTCACCCACCCGTCCACCGACATCGCCCCCGCCGACTACCAGCAGCTGTCCCACTACACCGCGGGCAGCTCATGCCAATTCGTCTGCCGCTCCCCGGCCGAGGTGACCCGCTGGTTCGACGGATTCGACTTCATCGGCCGCGGCGTGATCCCCATCCAACACTGGCTCGACAACAACACCCTCGTCACCCACCCGACCTGGCTGGGCGGCATCTGCCGCAAACCCCCAACCATGTAG
- a CDS encoding helix-turn-helix domain-containing protein, translating into MQSVAWAQQRHLTVGNRIEMRRRQLGLSRRTVANIVGRSDEWLRLIESGQQRLENVYLIVRLAEVLHIGDFRQLIDIPPAPPQPRTEGAEMLIGLFAPSVIGYPARVDPAATVSIPQLREQLQTCQRIWASSPTRYSELGQRLPPVLAMTRMLLWRDYSDGVGDLALTAAQLARQVLTRLGAHTLALTVADRSMEIAGRLDRPGSIAAAAEQYADALLHLEQFTLCREHAETAAAELSPTIPDTADEAVLWGALQLTAAKSAVCQHNVQQASRLMARAHEVANRLGADRSCLGITFGPSEVGIARMEVALGENDFDEVIRTAATVEFADDHSITSQARYHIALAHAFVHKGEDVAAALALEKAATACPEDLRYDHNAHHTLQKLLRHSNGKPRRDVARLAALAEVV; encoded by the coding sequence ATGCAGAGCGTGGCATGGGCGCAGCAGCGCCATCTGACGGTCGGCAACCGGATCGAGATGCGGCGGCGGCAACTCGGGCTGTCCCGGCGCACGGTCGCCAATATCGTCGGCCGCAGCGACGAGTGGCTGCGACTGATCGAATCGGGCCAGCAGCGACTGGAAAACGTCTATCTGATCGTCCGTTTGGCGGAGGTGCTGCACATCGGCGACTTCCGGCAGCTGATCGATATCCCACCGGCTCCGCCCCAGCCGCGGACCGAAGGCGCGGAGATGCTGATCGGGCTGTTCGCCCCGAGCGTCATCGGCTACCCGGCCAGGGTGGACCCGGCCGCCACCGTGTCGATACCGCAACTGCGCGAACAGCTTCAGACCTGCCAGCGCATCTGGGCGTCGTCGCCGACGCGATACTCCGAGCTCGGCCAGCGCCTGCCGCCGGTGCTCGCGATGACCCGCATGCTGCTGTGGCGCGACTACAGCGACGGCGTCGGCGACCTGGCGCTGACCGCCGCCCAGCTCGCCCGCCAGGTGCTGACCCGGCTCGGGGCACACACGCTGGCGCTGACCGTCGCCGACCGGAGCATGGAGATCGCCGGACGCCTGGACCGGCCCGGATCGATCGCGGCCGCCGCGGAACAGTATGCCGACGCACTGCTGCATCTGGAGCAGTTCACCCTGTGCCGCGAACACGCCGAAACCGCGGCGGCCGAGCTGTCCCCGACCATTCCCGACACCGCCGACGAGGCCGTGCTGTGGGGCGCACTCCAGCTGACCGCGGCGAAAAGCGCTGTGTGCCAACATAATGTGCAGCAGGCCAGCCGCCTGATGGCCCGCGCCCACGAGGTCGCCAACCGCCTCGGCGCCGACCGCAGCTGTCTGGGCATCACCTTCGGCCCCTCCGAGGTCGGCATCGCCCGCATGGAAGTCGCCCTGGGCGAGAACGATTTCGACGAGGTCATCCGCACCGCCGCCACCGTGGAATTCGCCGACGACCACTCGATCACCTCCCAGGCCCGCTACCACATCGCCCTGGCCCACGCCTTCGTCCACAAAGGCGAAGACGTAGCCGCCGCCCTGGCCCTGGAAAAAGCCGCCACCGCCTGCCCCGAAGACCTCCGCTACGACCACAACGCCCACCACACCCTGCAAAAACTCCTCCGACACAGCAATGGGAAACCCCGGCGCGATGTCGCCAGGCTGGCCGCACTGGCAGAGGTGGTCTGA
- a CDS encoding DUF885 domain-containing protein, translated as MGLEGVHRICERYVDEYAVADPVMASMFGIGGQQGRLTDYSPVGHGVRAEIARRALRAVQDTEPADEAERVAKAVFCERVGLEVEIHEAGLPPASLNVTSSPVQDIRMVFDLMDTESADDWAVVATRLAKVPEALDSVRASLLFAAGHGRISAVRQLEKTADQAETWAGRDGKDGFFTTFVAAAESVDGAPMGELRRAARTAEQAYGDFARFLRVDLAPRAPVRDAVGEDVYRLWSRYHIGAELDLREAYAWGWDEFRRIESEMLTVAGRIKPGATLAETAAALDADPRYQVRGQAAFEAWMQRLSDAALESLRGKHFDIPDQLMTLECRIAPPGGGVGAYYTGPSEDFARPGRMWWSVPADRQDFATWRELTTVYHEGVPGHHLQIATAVHEAAALNKYQRMMSFTSGHGEGWALYAERLMRELGYLDDDGNLLGMLAEQLFRTARVIVDIGMHLELEIPSNTAFHEHERWTPALGLEFLLTRTITDPVHVHDEIDRYLGWPGQAPAYKLGERLWLSARDDARTRAGNSFNLKDFHTRALKLGGMGLDTLRAELG; from the coding sequence ATGGGTCTCGAAGGCGTGCATCGGATTTGTGAGCGGTATGTCGATGAGTATGCGGTGGCCGATCCGGTGATGGCCAGCATGTTCGGCATCGGTGGGCAGCAGGGGCGGCTGACCGATTATTCGCCTGTGGGGCATGGGGTGCGCGCGGAGATCGCCAGGCGGGCGCTGCGGGCGGTCCAGGACACGGAGCCCGCGGATGAGGCGGAGCGGGTGGCGAAGGCGGTGTTCTGTGAGCGGGTCGGGCTGGAGGTCGAGATTCACGAGGCGGGATTGCCGCCCGCCTCGCTCAATGTGACTTCCAGTCCGGTGCAGGACATTCGGATGGTATTCGATCTGATGGACACCGAATCCGCCGACGACTGGGCGGTGGTTGCCACGCGGCTCGCGAAGGTGCCGGAGGCGCTCGACAGCGTGCGGGCCTCGCTGCTGTTCGCCGCCGGGCACGGGCGGATCTCGGCGGTCCGGCAGCTCGAGAAGACCGCGGACCAGGCCGAAACCTGGGCCGGGCGGGACGGAAAGGACGGATTCTTCACGACTTTCGTGGCCGCAGCGGAGAGTGTCGACGGTGCGCCGATGGGCGAATTGCGGCGAGCCGCGCGGACCGCCGAGCAGGCGTACGGGGACTTCGCCCGATTCCTGCGCGTCGATCTCGCGCCACGCGCTCCGGTGCGCGACGCCGTCGGGGAGGATGTCTATCGACTCTGGTCGCGCTATCACATCGGGGCCGAGTTGGATCTCCGGGAAGCCTATGCATGGGGCTGGGACGAGTTCCGGCGCATCGAATCCGAGATGCTGACCGTCGCGGGTCGAATCAAGCCGGGCGCGACACTGGCCGAGACCGCGGCCGCGCTCGACGCCGACCCGCGATACCAGGTGCGCGGGCAGGCCGCGTTCGAGGCGTGGATGCAGCGACTGTCCGACGCGGCGCTGGAATCCCTGCGCGGCAAGCACTTCGACATCCCCGACCAACTCATGACCCTGGAATGCCGGATCGCGCCACCCGGCGGCGGCGTCGGCGCGTACTACACCGGACCCAGCGAGGACTTCGCCCGTCCCGGCCGCATGTGGTGGTCGGTGCCCGCCGACAGGCAGGACTTCGCCACCTGGCGCGAACTCACCACCGTGTACCACGAGGGCGTCCCGGGCCACCACCTCCAGATCGCCACCGCCGTCCACGAGGCCGCCGCACTGAACAAATACCAGCGAATGATGTCCTTCACCTCCGGTCACGGCGAAGGCTGGGCCCTCTACGCCGAACGCCTCATGCGAGAACTCGGCTACCTCGACGACGACGGCAACCTCCTCGGCATGCTCGCCGAACAACTGTTCCGCACCGCCCGCGTCATCGTAGACATCGGCATGCACCTCGAACTCGAAATCCCCTCGAACACAGCCTTCCACGAACACGAACGATGGACACCCGCCCTCGGCCTCGAATTCCTGCTGACCCGCACAATCACCGACCCCGTCCACGTGCACGACGAGATCGACCGCTACCTCGGCTGGCCCGGCCAGGCCCCCGCTTACAAACTCGGCGAACGCCTTTGGCTCTCCGCCCGCGACGACGCCCGCACACGCGCCGGAAATTCCTTCAACCTGAAGGACTTTCACACCCGCGCCCTGAAACTTGGTGGTATGGGATTGGATACGCTGCGCGCCGAACTTGGTTGA
- a CDS encoding DmpA family aminopeptidase produces MTEPHSFAPDGRPRARALGIAPDGTPGPWNAITDVAGVEVGYRTLIEGDGPLRVGAGPVRTGVTAILPRGRSGRGRPCAAGRYTLNGNGEMTGTAWIDEVGQLTTPITISNTHAVGACHTGTVRWINETDPAPEWMLPVCAETFDGYLNDINGGHVVPEHVVAALNSARSGPVEEGSVGGGTGMMCYGFKGGNGTASRLVEFGSRTYTVGVFLQANFGSRRELTIRGRHIGNRLEVSNTQESTAPAGAGSVIVIVATDAPLDPLQCTAMSRRVPFGLARTGATGSHFSGDLFLTFSTANDRPSDTVFPSGAPTDLVTTTRLPWNRMDPMYTAVAEAVEEAVLNALIVNTSMTGRDGHYAPALPHNQLKTLLTNGSR; encoded by the coding sequence ATGACCGAACCGCACTCGTTCGCCCCCGATGGACGGCCCAGGGCGCGCGCCCTCGGCATCGCCCCCGACGGCACTCCCGGCCCGTGGAACGCCATCACCGATGTGGCCGGGGTCGAGGTGGGGTACCGGACGCTGATCGAGGGGGACGGGCCGTTGCGGGTGGGCGCCGGGCCGGTCCGCACCGGGGTGACCGCGATCCTGCCGCGCGGCCGGTCCGGGCGCGGGCGGCCCTGCGCGGCGGGCCGCTACACGCTCAACGGAAACGGCGAAATGACCGGCACCGCATGGATAGACGAGGTCGGCCAGCTGACGACGCCCATCACCATCTCCAACACCCACGCCGTCGGCGCCTGCCACACCGGCACGGTGCGGTGGATCAACGAGACCGACCCGGCCCCGGAGTGGATGCTGCCGGTCTGCGCGGAGACCTTCGACGGTTACCTCAACGACATCAACGGTGGGCACGTCGTCCCGGAACACGTTGTCGCGGCGTTGAATTCGGCTCGCTCCGGGCCGGTGGAGGAGGGCTCGGTCGGCGGCGGCACCGGAATGATGTGCTATGGCTTCAAGGGCGGCAACGGCACCGCGTCCCGGCTGGTCGAATTCGGCTCGCGCACCTACACGGTCGGCGTATTCCTCCAGGCGAATTTCGGCTCCCGACGCGAGCTGACAATCCGCGGCCGCCACATCGGCAACCGACTCGAGGTGAGCAACACGCAAGAATCCACCGCACCGGCCGGAGCGGGTTCGGTCATCGTCATCGTCGCGACCGACGCCCCCCTCGACCCCCTCCAGTGCACCGCCATGTCCCGCCGAGTCCCCTTCGGCCTGGCCCGAACCGGCGCCACCGGCAGCCACTTCTCCGGCGACCTGTTCCTTACCTTCTCCACCGCCAACGACCGCCCCTCCGACACGGTCTTCCCATCCGGCGCCCCCACCGACCTCGTAACCACCACCAGACTGCCGTGGAACCGCATGGACCCGATGTACACCGCGGTAGCGGAGGCGGTCGAAGAGGCCGTACTGAACGCCCTGATCGTGAACACGAGCATGACCGGCAGAGACGGACACTACGCCCCCGCACTTCCCCACAACCAGCTGAAGACGTTGCTGACGAACGGATCCCGATAA